One Peromyscus leucopus breed LL Stock chromosome 4, UCI_PerLeu_2.1, whole genome shotgun sequence genomic region harbors:
- the Tp53bp1 gene encoding TP53-binding protein 1 isoform X6, giving the protein MSESMVEINEPLLGSEKGDSESAPEMDGKLCLKMKLVSPETEASEESLQFSLEKPATAERENGSAAVAEPVASPQKTVPVFSCICEAQQENEDQSADPPSAPIRANLLHFPSVQEDDKEKPDGTPELRQSEQPVRPTGPVKDAAASEDSASSVSQQKATQGLFSPHGEAMETDLLEGLSANQEKPCKVLMERPTQNNIGIQTVDHSLCAPETVSAATQTVKSVCEQGTSTVEQNSGKQDATVQTERGSAEKQASAPVDDTESLHSQGEEEFEMPQPPHGHVLHRHMRTIREVRTLVTRVITDVYYVDGTEVERKVTEETEEPIVECQECETEVSPSQTGGSSGDLGDISSFSSKASSSHHTSSGTSLSAMHSSGSSGRGAGPLKGKTSGTEAADFALPSSRGGPGKLSPRKGISQTGAPVCEEDGDAGLGIRQGGKAPVTPRGRGRRGRPPSRTTGTREAVVSGPLGIEDISPSMSPDDKSFTRIVPRVPDSTKRMDAGSNALRRSDSPEIPFQAATGSSDGLDASSPGNSFVGLRVVAKWSSNGYFYSGKITRDVGAGKYKLLFDDGYECDVLGKDILLCDPIPLDTEVTALSEDEYFSAGVVKGHRKESGELYYSIEKEGQRKWYKRMAVILSLEQGNRLREQYGLGPYEAVTPLTKAADISLDNLVEGKRKRRSNISSPATPTASSSSSTTPTRKTTESPRASTGVPSGKRKLITSEEERSPAKRGRKSATVKPGTVGAGEFVSPCESADNTGEPSVLEEPRGPLPLNKTLFLGYAFLLTMATTSDKLASRSKLLDGPTGSSEEEEEFLEIPPFNKQYTECQLRAGAGYILEDFNEAQCNTAYQCLLIADQHCRTRKYFLCLASGIPCVSHVWVHDSCHANQLQNYRNYLLPAGYSLEEQRILDWQPRENPFQNLKVLLVSDQQQNFLELWSEILMTGGAASVKQHHSSAHNKDIALGVFDVVVTDPSCPASVLKCAEALQLPVVSQEWVIQCLIVGERIGFKQHPKYKHDYVSH; this is encoded by the exons AGCCCGCTACTGCTGAGAGAGAAAATGGATCTGCTGCTGTTGCTGAGCCTGTTGCCAG tCCCCAGAAGACTGTGCCCGTGTTTAGCTGTATCTGTGAAGCCCAGCAAGAGAATGAAGATCAGAGTGCGGATCCTCCCTCTGCACCAATCag GGCAAACTTGCTCCATTTTCCAAGTGTTCAAGAAGACGACAAAGAAAAACCGGATGGTACTCCAGAGCTCAGGCAGAGTGAGCAGCCTGTGAGGCCCACTGGGCCTGTCAAGGATGCCGCTGCTTCTGAGGACTCTGCTTCTTCTGTTTCCCAGCAGAAAGCCACACAGGGGTTGTTCAGCCCTCACGGAGAAGCGATGGAAACAGACCTGCTGGAAGGGCTGAGTGCTAACCAGGAAAAACCGTGTAAGGTCTTGATGGAAAGGCCCACCCAGAATAACATAGGAATCCAGACCGTGGACCATTCCCTGTGTGCCCCAGAAACTGTTTCAGCAGCAACCCAGACTGTGAAGAGTGTCTGTGAGCAGGGGACCAGTACAGTGGAGCAGAACTCTGGGAAACAAGATGCCACTGTGCAGACTGAGAGGGGAAGTGCTGAGAAACAGGCCAGTGCTCCCGTGGATGACACTGAGTCTCTCCACAGCCAG GGAGAGGAAGAATTTGAAATGCCCCAGCCTCCACACGGCCATGTCCTGCATCGTCACATGAGAACGATCCGTGAAGTCCGGACACTCGTTACCCGAGTCATCACAGACGTTTACTACGTGGACGGGACGGAAGTGGAAAGGAAAGTAACTGAG GAGACGGAGGAACCAATCGTAGAGTGTCAGGAATGTGAAACAGAGGTTTCTCCTTCCCAGACTGGAGGCTCCTCTGGAGACCTGGGGGACATCAGCTCCTTCTCCTCCAAAGCATCCAGCTCACACCACACATCAAGTGGGACAAGTCTCTCAGCCATGCACAGCAGTGGCAGCTCAGGGCGAGGAGCCGGGCCACTCAAAGGGAAAACCAGCGGAACAGAAGCTGCAGATTTTGCCTTACCCAGTTCCCGAGGAGGGCCAGGAAAACTGAG TCCTAGAAAAGGGATCAGTCAGACAGGGGCACCAGTGTGTGAGGAAGATGGTGATGCAGGCCTTGGCATCAGACAGGGAGGGAAGGCTCCAGTCACGCCTCGTGGGCGTGGTCGAAGGGGCCGCCCACCTTCTCGGACCACTGGAACCAG AGAAGCAGTTGTGTCTGGTCCGTTGGGCATAGAAGACATTTCACCTAGTATGTCACCAGATGACAAGTCCTTCACTCGAATTGTGCCCCGTGTGCCAGACTCTACCAAACGAATGGATGCTGGTTCTAATGCTTTGCGGCGGAGTGATTCTCCAGAGATTCCTTTTCAGGCTGCTACTGGTTCTTCTGATGGCTTGGATGCCTCATCTCCAGGAAACAGCTTTGTGGGGCTCCGTGTTGTGGCCAAGTGGTCATCCAATGGCTACTTTTACTCTGGGAAAATCACACGAGATGTTGGAGCTGGGAAGTATAAGCTGCTCTTTGATGATGGGTATGAATGTGATGTGTTGGGCAAAGACATTCTCCTGTGTGACCCCATACCCTTGGACACTGAAGTGACAGCCCTCTCAGAAGATGAATATTTCAGTGCAG GAGTGGTGAAAGGACACAGGAAGGAGTCTGGGGAGCTGTACTACAGCATTGAAAAAGAAGGCCAGAGGAAGTGGTACAAGCGAATGGCAGTCATCTTATCCTTGGAGCAAGGAAACAGACTAAGAGAGCAATATGGGCTTGGCCCATATGAAGCTGTCACACCCCTCACAAAGGCAGCAGATATCAGCTTAG ATAATCTGGTGGAAGGAAAGCGGAAGCGGCGCAGTAACATCAGCTCCCCAGCCACCCCCActgcctccagcagcagcagcacaacaCCCACCCGGAAAACCACGGAGAGTCCCCGTGCTTCCACGGGAGTTCCATCAGGCAAAAGGAAACTCATCACTTCTGAAGAGGAACGGTCCCCTGCTAAGCGAGGCCGCAAGTCTGCCACCGTGAAGCCTG GTACGGTGGGGGCAGGAGAATTTGTCAGTCCCTGTGAGAGTGCAGACAATACAGGTGAACCTTCTGTCCTGGAAGAGCCAAGAGGGCCTTTGCCCCTCAACAAGACCTTGTTTCTGGGCTATGCCTTTCTCCTCACCATGGCCACCACCAGTGACAAGCTGGCCAGCCGCTCTAAACTGCTAGATGGGCCTACAGGGAgcagtgaagaggaggagg aGTTTCTAGAAATTCCTCCTTTCAACAAGCAGTATACAGAATGCCAGCTTCGAGCAGGAGCTGGATATATCCTTGAAGACTTCAATGAGGCCCAG TGTAACACCGCCTACCAGTGTCTCCTAATTGCGGATCAGCACTGTCGAACCCGGAAGTACTTCCTGTGCCTTGCCAGTGGAATTCCTTGTGTGTCACACGTTTGGGTCCATGACAGTTGCCATGCCAACCAGCTTCAAAACTACCGTAATTACCTGCTGCCTGCTGGGTACAGCCTTGAGGAGCAAAGAATTCTGGATTG GCAACCCCGTGAAAACCCTTTCCAGAATCTGAAGGTCCTCCTGGTGTCAGATCAACAGCAGAACTTCCTGGAGCTCTGGTCAGAGATCCTCATGACTGGAGGGGCAGCCTCCGTGAAGCAGCACCATTCAAGTGCCCATAACAAAG ACATTGCTTTGGGGGTATTTGATGTGGTGGTGACAGACCCCTCGTGCCCAGCCTCGGTGCTCAAGTGTGCTGAAGCCTTGCAGCTGCCTGTGGTGTCACAAGAGTGGGTGATCCAGTGCCTCATTGTTGGGGAGAGAATTGGATTCAAACAGCATCCAAAATACAAACATGATTATGTTTCTCACTAA